Proteins encoded by one window of Anguilla rostrata isolate EN2019 chromosome 9, ASM1855537v3, whole genome shotgun sequence:
- the LOC135263795 gene encoding neuferricin produces MLKYFILTVISASIVFLSVHYDLDSIYENTVSLLFSVGRRKEEVRLLGENDLSLYNGESDSNGLYLSVLGQVFDVSRGREHYGPGGGYHLFAGKDASRAFVTGDFSETGQTDDLSGLSPEQIVALFDWLAFYQKEYKPVGRLIGRYYSENGEPTTALREVEEILAEGLKLKAEAEAQNKRFPSCNSAWSDASSGRVWCSTMSGGVHRSWVGVPRKLFSPGSSGFRCVCVQSEDPTALNSPLLKEYEDCPSLAESCPVNTL; encoded by the exons atgttaaaatatttcattctaaCGGTAATCTCTGCATCTATTGTCTTTCTGAGCGTACACTATGATTTAGATagtatttatgaaaatacagTGTCCCTCTTATTTTCGGTCGGAAGACGCAAAGAAGAAGTACGCCTTTTGGGAGAAAACGATCTTTCGTTGTATAACGGCGAATCGGACAGCAACGGACTTTACCTTTCAGTACTGGGACAGGTGTTTGATGTTAGTCGAGGGCGGGAGCACTATGGACCAGGTGGTGGTTACCATTTGTTTGCAG GTAAAGATGCGTCACGTGCCTTTGTGACAGGGGATTTTTCAGAAACTGGACAAACAGATGACCTATCTGGTCTCTCCCCTGAACAGATAGTGGCTCTGTTCGACTGGCTGGCCTTTTATCAGAAGGAATATAAACCAGTAG GCAGGCTGATTGGACGATACTACAGCGAGAACGGGGAGCCCACAACAGCATTACGGGAGGTTGAGGAGATTCTGGCGGAAGGACTGAAACTCAAGGCTGAGGCTGAGGCTCAGAACAAACGCTTCCCTTCCTGTAACTCCGCTTGGAGTGATGCCAGCAGTGGAAGGGTGTGGTGCTCCACAATGAG TGGCGGGGTGCACAGGAGCTGGGTTGGTGTCCCCAGGAAACTTTTTTCCCCCGGAAGCAGTGGCTTCcgctgcgtgtgtgtacagagcGAAGACCCGACAGCGCTGAACAGCCCCCTTCTAAAGGAATATGAGGACTGCCCCTCCCTCGCAGAGTCCTGCCCTGTCAACACCTTGTGA